The genome window AGGCACGAAGAGCGCATCACCGGACCGGGCGATGCCACCTCCGATGATCACGGCCGCTGGATCCAGGATGTTGATAAAGGAGGCGATGCCGGCGGCGAGTCGGCGGAGGGAGTCCAGCCAGATTTGGGCCGCGGCAGGGTCCCCTGCCTGGTATGCTTTCACCAAATCGTGGGTAGTGGCAAATCGCCCCTCCGAGCGTTCGCCGATGGTGCAATTGCCCATCGCCAACTCGAGGCTGCCGGGAGCTCCGCAGATGTCTGGCTTGCCGAACGGGTCGAGCGAGGCATGCCCGAAATGCCCAGCTCTCCCGATCTCGCCGAGCAGTAACTTTCCTTCAATCATCGCCGCTCCGCCGACTCCCGTTCCCAACGTCAACAAGATGGCGTTGCGCAGGCCGCGAGCCGCGCCCACCCAGGCCTCGCCGAGCAGCGCGGCATGCGCATCGTTGAGAACCGGGACCGGATTTTGGCGCTGCAGGCGAGTGGTCCAGTTCAAGCCTTCGAGCCCCGACAACCTTCCCGGCATGAACGCGATGGCGTCACCGGCCCGAGATGC of Verrucomicrobiales bacterium contains these proteins:
- a CDS encoding ROK family protein, with translation MSQPKSPAYSIGIDLGGSSVKSVAATRDGTILVRRQVDFDPSASMDWAKRIGEVVADIERQQGTQAQAVGLAAPGLASRAGDAIAFMPGRLSGLEGLNWTTRLQRQNPVPVLNDAHAALLGEAWVGAARGLRNAILLTLGTGVGGAAMIEGKLLLGEIGRAGHFGHASLDPFGKPDICGAPGSLELAMGNCTIGERSEGRFATTHDLVKAYQAGDPAAAQIWLDSLRRLAAGIASFINILDPAAVIIGGGIARSGDALFVPLRKLLDGMEWQPGGYSVPLRPAQLGEFAGALGSAYRGWQST